Within the Beduinella massiliensis genome, the region ATCTTCGACCTGACGGCGCTCGTTTACTTCCTTTCTGTGACCTGCCTGTTCCTCTTCTTCAGCGTGCAATCCGTTGAGAAGCGGCGCTGGAGCTGAGAAAGGAGGGGAAAACATGAAGAACGAAGCTACGAAAAAGTCCGGCAAGAAAGGGCTGTTCAAGACGCGCGCATTTCGCAGCGGCGGTTACAGCGTCGTCCTGTCCCTCGTGGTGGCGGCGGTGATCGTGGCGCTCAACCTGTTTGTCCAGCAGATTCCCACGACCTACACCAAGATCGACACGACGCCGGAAAAGCTTTACACGTTGGGCGAGAGAAGCGAGAGCATCGTGGGCGCGCTGGCGAAGGACGTGACGCTCACGCTCGTGGCCCAGAGCGGGAACGAGGATGTTACCCTTATGGAACTGCTCAGGCGGTATGCCGCGCTCAGCGACCGCGTCACGGTGGAGACGCTGGATCCCGTCGTATACCCCAAGCGCCTGGAGAAATATCAGAGCACATCGCTCGCGGAAAACAGTGTGATCGTAGAGAGCGGCGAGCGCTTCAGCGTCGTCGGTTACAGCGAAATCTATGTTTACGACTATTCCTCCTATTACTATACGGGCAGCTACGACGTCTCCTTCGACGGTGAGGGCGCGATCACCGGCGCCATCGATTACGTGACGAGCGACGACCTGCCGGTGCTTTACGCGCTGACCGGTCACGGGGAAAAGGAGCTGGACGCCTGGCTTTCCGAGGCTGTCGCCAAGGAGAACATCGAGCTGAAAGATCTGAGCCTGTTGTCCCTGGAAGCCGTGCCGGAGGACGCGGACAGCCTGCTCATCTGCGCGCCCACCACCGACCTGAGCTCGGAGGAGGCCGACAGGGTTCTCGCTTACATGGAGAGCGGCGGAAAGCTCATGCTCGTCACGGATTATTCGGACAAGGCCATGCCAAACCTCGCGCGCATCACCGAAAATTACGGCGTCGCCGCACAGGACGGCATCGTCGTGGAGCAGGACATGAACTATTGCCTGCGCGGCTACACGCACTACCTGCTGCCTGAAATAGAGAGCCATGAGATCACCGATCCCCTGACGGAAGGCCGCCTGTACGCGCTGATGCCGCTTGCGCACGGCATTCGCAGGCTGGACGCCTACCGCAGCTCGCTCACGGTCACCGATCTGCTCACCACCACGGACAGCGCCTACAGCAAGCTGGATCCGTATAACGCCACGACCCTGGAAAAGGAAGACGGCGACGTGGAAGGCCCGTTCTCCGTCGCGGTGGCCGTGTCGGAGACGGTGGACGCCGGCGAGATGCGCCTCGTGTGGTTCTCGACTTCACAGTTCCTCGACCAGTCGGTAAACCAGATGGTATCCGGCGGCAACGAGGACCTGTTCCTAAACGCGCTGAACTGGATGTGCGAGCGGGAAAACAACATCTCTATTCGCGCCAAGAGCCTGAGCGCGTCGTACTTGACCATTCCCAGCGGCGAAGCCAGCCTCATCAGCACCATCATCACCGTGATTTTGCCTCTGCTCGTGCTGTCCGTCGGCATCGTCGTGTGCGTTCGGAGGAGGAAGCGGTAATGAGCAAGGGAAAAAGGCTGCTTGTGCTGTGCCTGATGCTGGTGCTCCTCTCGTCAGGCAGCGCGCTCCTCTCGCACTATAGCGAGTCCCAGACGGCGGCGCGACAGGAGACGGAGGAAGAGGCGGCGACCGTCGCCGCGCTTGAGGACGTGGAGTGGCTGGACGTGACGTTTCTTGGCGAGCGCACGAGCCTTCTGCGCGCGGACAGCCGCTGGGTGGATGCGGAGGACCCCGCCTTCCCGCTGGACGCAAGCTATGCCGAGGAGATGGCCGGGGCGCTTTCAAACATGCAGTCGGAGCGCAGCGTGACGGGCGAGCTGTCCGAATACGGGCTGGACGATCCGCAGTGCACCGTGACCGCGCGCGACGCGCAGGGCACAGAATTGACGCTGCAAATCGGCGATAAGAACAAGACGACCGGTCTGTATTACGTGCGCGTGGAGGGACTCGACGAGATTTATACCGTTTCCTCCAGCGCGGTCATGCCCTTCCTGACGGCGCGGTACGACCGGATCGAGGCCGAGGAATTCCCGGAGATCGCCGCCGACAGCGTGGAGCGCGTGACCGTCGCGGCGGATGGGCAAACACGGACGCTTCTGCATCTGCCCCAAGGATCGCCGACCGCTTATACTTCGGCCTACACGTGGTTTGAGCAGACGCTGGACGGTTTGGCGCCGGTCAGCGCGCAGGCCGCAGAGAACGCCGTCGAAGAAGCGCTGGGCGCCGTGTGCCTGGGCACCGTGCGCTACGACGCAGCGCACGAGGACCTCGCGCGCTTTGGGCTGGACGATCCCGCCGCGACGCTTGAGGTGACGTATACGCAGAGCACGCGGATGGCGCTGGATGCGCAGGAACGTCTGCAAGTGCGGGCGCTGACGGAACTGACAAACCTTCAAAAGTACGGCCTGCTGGACGACTGGCGGGTGGAGGAAACGCCCGCGGAGACAGCCGGCCGCGTCGCCCAATGGCAGGCGGCCGAGGAGGACGGGGCGGAGCGCGACTACGACGTGACCCACGTAAAGCGCCTCACCGTATGGGTGAGCGCGCCGGACGCGGACGGAAACAGCTACCTGCGCCACAGCGGCTCCCGGCGCATCTTCAGCGTGTCGTCCAGCTATGCGCAGGCGCTGGCGGAGCTTTTGCCGGAAGACCTGCGGGACGATTCCGTTTGCCTTGTGGAAGCGGAACGGGTCAATCGCCTGACGGTTTCATCCGGCGGCGTGACCAAGGTGATCGACGTGGATCGCTCGCCTGTGCGGGACGAGGAAGGCATCCTGAAAAAGAACACCGCCTACCGATTGGGCGCGGAGGAAATCGAAAGCGCACAGTTCAGCGGGTTCATAAACCGCCTGAACCTGCTGCAGGCGGAGGCTTACACGGATTCCAGTGACATCGGCAGCGTATTCATGACGGTGATTTTTGATCAGAGCAGCGCCCGGTACCCGAGCCTCACGCTGACGCTTTACACGTACGACAGCAGCTTCTACCGCGCGTCGTTCGCGGGCCGCGAGGACATGCTGGTAAACCGCCGCGACGTGGAAGCGCTGACGGAGCTGTTTGAGGCGATCGGCGCTTCAAAGGAAACGGAGTGAGGAAAAGGCGGCGCAGCGAACCCCCTGACCGCGGACGCGGCGCCGCCCTTCGTATTTCAGAGCGCCTCTCCGGAACGTTTTAGAGGGACCGGCATGAAACGTGCGCGTGCGCGCATACTTTTTCCTTGCCTGCGCGGCCAAGGCAGGCTACAATAGAGGTGCGAAGATTTTGCGCGGGAACGGGAGGGATCGGCGTGGAGAACCCTGAGCAAAACCCTGAGAAACCGAAACGAAAACGCACGCCCGGGCGGAGCGCATGGGAAGCCGCCTTTGCCAGGATCAGGCACGTATGCGCGTCCATACAAAAGAGCAGCCCGGACGAGTTCGTCTCCGAACAGCTGGACCGGGTCACCATCGGCGATGTGGAGGCAAGGCGGCGCGAGGCGAAGAAAAAGCGCCGCGAAACGCTCGAGAGGATCGAAGGACGCATGATGACGGTCAAGATCGCCGTCACTTCCGGCCTTTTGATGTTCGCGCTTTTCGCCTACGTCAACTGCCCGAATCGATTTACCGCGCTGTGCTGCGCGGCGATGGGCTTCTCCTGGCTGGGCGACGCGCTGCTGATGCAGTATCCGCCCGTGACACACGGCATCCGTCAGTATTTTCTGTGGGGGATGGCGGCCTTTTTCGGCGCGCAGGTCTGCTACACCACGCTGTTTCTGCGCCTGGGCTACGCGTTGGGCGCGCAGAGCCTTTTCGTAGTCTGCGGATTCATCGCCGTCTTCGTGGTTGCGGGCATCGTCATCTGGGCCTGCACCATTTTGCAAAATCCCGCGCAGATGCTTGCGCTGCGCGTCGGCGCGCTCTTTTACAGCGTGGTGGTGAGCCTGATGGCCGCGAGCGCCTGCGCCCTGTTCGTGGCGCACCCCCTGCGCGGGAGCACGATGCTGCTGGGCGGCCTCCTGTTTTACGTCAGCGATACCCTGATCGCGCTCAACAGCTTCGGCTCGCTGCGGTTGAAGTACCCGGATCTCGCGATCTGGACGCTGTACGCGCCCGCGCAGGCGCTGCTCATCGCGGGCGTGTGGCTCCTCTCGGCAGGGGTTTAACTGCACAGAAAAGGGACGAGGGTTTGCGCCGCCGTTCCTTTTTAAATCGCTCAACCGAACGCCTGAGCCTGCGAGGGCCTCTCCGAAGACGCGGGAGTCGCCTGCGTTCGGGGGGCGGGGCGCTCTTCCCTGATTTTTTCTTGCATTTCTCTTTAAAATCCGCTAAGATAATAGATTAGGAATGCATGCGGCAAGTCCGCTTACGGAGGAATGGTTTTTGAGTCAGGACAGGCTTTCTCACATTCGCAATTTCTGCATCATCGCGCACATCGACCACGGCAAGTCCACGCTGGCCGACCGGCTGCTGGAGAGA harbors:
- a CDS encoding Gldg family protein, whose protein sequence is MKNEATKKSGKKGLFKTRAFRSGGYSVVLSLVVAAVIVALNLFVQQIPTTYTKIDTTPEKLYTLGERSESIVGALAKDVTLTLVAQSGNEDVTLMELLRRYAALSDRVTVETLDPVVYPKRLEKYQSTSLAENSVIVESGERFSVVGYSEIYVYDYSSYYYTGSYDVSFDGEGAITGAIDYVTSDDLPVLYALTGHGEKELDAWLSEAVAKENIELKDLSLLSLEAVPEDADSLLICAPTTDLSSEEADRVLAYMESGGKLMLVTDYSDKAMPNLARITENYGVAAQDGIVVEQDMNYCLRGYTHYLLPEIESHEITDPLTEGRLYALMPLAHGIRRLDAYRSSLTVTDLLTTTDSAYSKLDPYNATTLEKEDGDVEGPFSVAVAVSETVDAGEMRLVWFSTSQFLDQSVNQMVSGGNEDLFLNALNWMCERENNISIRAKSLSASYLTIPSGEASLISTIITVILPLLVLSVGIVVCVRRRKR
- a CDS encoding DUF4340 domain-containing protein, translated to MSKGKRLLVLCLMLVLLSSGSALLSHYSESQTAARQETEEEAATVAALEDVEWLDVTFLGERTSLLRADSRWVDAEDPAFPLDASYAEEMAGALSNMQSERSVTGELSEYGLDDPQCTVTARDAQGTELTLQIGDKNKTTGLYYVRVEGLDEIYTVSSSAVMPFLTARYDRIEAEEFPEIAADSVERVTVAADGQTRTLLHLPQGSPTAYTSAYTWFEQTLDGLAPVSAQAAENAVEEALGAVCLGTVRYDAAHEDLARFGLDDPAATLEVTYTQSTRMALDAQERLQVRALTELTNLQKYGLLDDWRVEETPAETAGRVAQWQAAEEDGAERDYDVTHVKRLTVWVSAPDADGNSYLRHSGSRRIFSVSSSYAQALAELLPEDLRDDSVCLVEAERVNRLTVSSGGVTKVIDVDRSPVRDEEGILKKNTAYRLGAEEIESAQFSGFINRLNLLQAEAYTDSSDIGSVFMTVIFDQSSARYPSLTLTLYTYDSSFYRASFAGREDMLVNRRDVEALTELFEAIGASKETE
- a CDS encoding lysoplasmalogenase family protein encodes the protein MENPEQNPEKPKRKRTPGRSAWEAAFARIRHVCASIQKSSPDEFVSEQLDRVTIGDVEARRREAKKKRRETLERIEGRMMTVKIAVTSGLLMFALFAYVNCPNRFTALCCAAMGFSWLGDALLMQYPPVTHGIRQYFLWGMAAFFGAQVCYTTLFLRLGYALGAQSLFVVCGFIAVFVVAGIVIWACTILQNPAQMLALRVGALFYSVVVSLMAASACALFVAHPLRGSTMLLGGLLFYVSDTLIALNSFGSLRLKYPDLAIWTLYAPAQALLIAGVWLLSAGV